The following proteins are co-located in the Argopecten irradians isolate NY chromosome 9, Ai_NY, whole genome shotgun sequence genome:
- the LOC138331013 gene encoding uncharacterized protein isoform X1, with protein sequence MDGEIPTLACTGVRKSDGTIILTNVPTVDVHKSKQATVQVVNVNPNTSTFSTIPVDVSQNTSNVPVINVKSNTSFSSVPVVKQNTSSVPGKNQVSLLRKMPSDKMVVKIHDTSKTISIPPKSRMIVLNTPVQLNNDALVEASMKAVKAANVTDALSGNQQKTPVFEIVTETKNTVKPMSKRRQALEAKKALEAKKLNQNSSSSSKSRTILPKPQESNPSPVQRSINKTPSSQSAPSEPSSLKSKLTFELSKLHGANVNSAATQVNDTQPDTEPPAPVDSPQLKSKLTSLLSSRVIQANFKHLSSSNGQPVGLPRPLTQNTKATTSTTDSSGIVSSSSISQQHNTAQSNSQHVNQSSTEVPIDLINQTPTLHLKNGISSFGSKENDVVILTSSLKTSARETIANLMRSMPHQCKCEKKARRPAMADRLIVCTEKGNMKIKYLPNIRILQIRGQEIAGVVVREVIYISVREIEEKLLTPSGKLLFQIFLKAHKSENTQKYLDWELDYFLSGGKLTAREVTLSTNGMMVPVTILKLFNKMFEKGDTQESVDKGTLWACNANDCFYVKKSGMMWCISCQGHIPEESTLDVYTDLELTNNPEPRQKNKTSAGQSTTGQCTVTIQSSSSTQPGKDKRTTSNISNLERESGSNVASDHEELDTILIGFVKIKKSAFTAYKVDDRIYLSIYQLLLNNVVSLNTIVSDLGRLNAAPELPPEVVEKHFETNNSFFSKTEWIEINVLRCVCCMAESNVERLNKNLISFIIAGKVGETFERKHMYSVPKVDKAASNSMDKENEGTALCAQTSISSEKDQLENQQQENQTRTPIGTWTLRNTDVLSGTSAALAPQGKVVRKDTRKHSADRTKNGHKPDDTGTCPGKESTSESQSQGDRCAPNSNFDTYDTRGISAKGCHGNK encoded by the exons ATGGATGGAGAAATACCTACCCTTGCATGCACTGGTGTTCGTAAAAGTGACGGAACCATTATTTTGACAAATGTTCCAACGGTAGATGTTCATAAATCAAAACAGGCTACGGTTCAAGTTGTGAATGTCAACCCAAACACTTCAACATTTTCAACGATACCAGTTGATGTCAGCCAAAATACTTCGAATGTACCAGTCATTAATGTCAAGTCAAATACTTCATTTTCGTCGGTACCAGTTGTCAAACAGAATACTTCATCAGTACCAGGAAAAAATCAAGTGTCTTTACTCAGAAAAATGCCTTCAGACAAAATGGTAGTAAAGATACATGACACATCCAAAACCATCTCCATTCCACCTAAATCCCGTATGATCGTGCTCAATACTCCAGTCCAGCTGAATAATGATGCCCTGGTAGAAGCTAGTATGAAAGCTGTGAAAGCTGCGAATGTGACTGACGCCCTGTCTGGAAATCAG CAGAAAACTCCGGTGTTTGAAATTGTTACGGAAACAAAGAACACAGTCAAACCGATGTCAAAAAGAAGACAAGCTTTGGAAGCTAAAAAAGCTTTGGAAGCTAAAAAACTAAATCAGAATTCCTCATCATCTTCTAAATCACGAACAATTTTACCCAAGCCACAGGAGAGTAATCCGTCACCAGTGCAACGTTCCATTAACAAGACTCCATCTTCCCAGTCAGCACCATCGGAGCCATCTAGCCTTAAATCAAAACTCACCTTTGAATTATCAAAGTTGCATGGTGCCAACGTCAACTCAGCTGCAACGCAAGTCAATGACACACAGCCTGACACAGAACCACCAGCACCAGTCGATTCACCACAACTCAAATCAAAGCTTACATCTCTATTATCTTCAAGGGTAATTCAGGCCAACTTCAAACATTTGTCATCCTCCAATGGTCAGCCTGTTGGTTTACCACGACCTTTGACACAAAACACCAAGGCAACTACGTCCACAACAGATTCGTCAGGAATTGTATCGTCATCTTCAATATCACAACAACACAATACAGCACAATCTAACTCCCAACATGTTAACCAAAGCTCAACGGAGGTGCCCATTGATCTGATAAATCAAACTCCAACATTACATTTAAAGAACGGGATAAGTTCTTTCGGCAGTAAAGAAAATGATGTGGTTATTCTGACTAGTAGTTTAAAAACATCTGCCAGAGAGACAATTGCAAACTTGATGAGAAGTATGCCGCATCAGTGTAAATGTGAAAAAAAGGCACGAAGACCTGCCATGGCTGACCGACTCATTGTATGTACAGAAAAAggtaatatgaaaattaaatatttaccaaACATCAGAATCCTTCAGATTCGTGGTCAAGAGATAGCAGGCGTGGTAGTGAGAGAGGTCATTTATATAAGTGTTCGTGAAATTGAAGAAAAACTTCTGACTCCCTCCGGGAAGCTCCTCTTCCAGATATTCTTGAAAGCACACAAGTCAGAAAACACCCAGAAGTACTTAGATTGGGAATTGGATTATTTCCTTTCAGGAGGAAAATTAACAGCTAGGGAGGTTACGCTGTCTACAAATGGCATGATGGTGCCAGTCACCATCTTGAAACTGTTTAATAAGATGTTTGAGAAAGGTGACACTCAGGAAAGCGTAGATAAGGGTACTCTCTGGGCATGCAACGCTAACGACTGCTTCTATGTCAAGAAGAGTGGTATGATGTGGTGCATATCGTGCCAAGGTCATATACCTGAAGAAAGTACCTTGGATGTTTACACAGACTTGGAATTGACTAACAACCCAGAGCCTCGTCAGAAAAATAAGACTTCAGCAGGCCAGAGCACCACTGGCCAGTGTACAGTTACCATTCAAAGCAGCAGCTCAACACAACCCGGAAAAGATAAAAGGACCACTTCCAATATTTCCAATCTGGAGCGAGAATCTGGTTCTAATGTTGCATCTGATCATGAAGAATTAGACACCATACTGATTggttttgttaaaataaaaaaatcagcaTTCACAGCTTACAAAGTTGATGACCGCATTTATCTAAGCATTTATCAATTGCTGCTGAACAACGTTGTTTCGCTGAACACCATCGTGAGCGATCTGGGACGTCTTAATGCTGCTCCAGAGCTACCCCCTGAAGTTGTTGAGAAACACTTTGAGACAAACAATAGTTTCTTTTCAAAGACAGAGTGGATTGAAATTAACGTACTCCGATGTGTATGCTGCATGGCAGAAAGTAATGTTGAACGTCTGAACAAGAACTTGATCAGTTTCATCATTGCCGGCAAAGTAGGGGAAACATTTGAGCGCAAACATATGTATTCAGTTCCTAAAGTTGATAAAGCTGCTTCAAATTCTATGGACAAAGAAAATGAAGGCACTGCACTGTGTGCCCAGACAAGCATATCTTCTGAAAAAGACCAGTTGGAGAATCAACAGCAAGAAAACCAAACCAGAACTCCCATAGGAACGTGGACATTACGAAACACGGACGTTCTATCAGGAACATCTGCTGCATTAGCACCGCAGGGTAAAGTGGTCAGAAAAGATACAAGAAAGCATAGTGCAGATCGAACTAAGAATGGCCACAAACCTGACGATACAGGGACGTGTCCTGGTAAGGAATCTACTTCTGAAAGCCAAAGCCAAGGCGACAGGTGTGCCCCTAACAGTAACTTTGATACCTATGACACAAGGGGAATCTCTGCCAAAGGATGTCACGGTAACAAATGA
- the LOC138331013 gene encoding uncharacterized protein isoform X2: MDGEIPTLACTGVRKSDGTIILTNVPTVDVHKSKQATVQVVNVNPNTSTFSTIPVDVSQNTSNVPVINVKSNTSFSSVPVVKQNTSSVPGKNQVSLLRKMPSDKMVVKIHDTSKTISIPPKSRMIVLNTPVQLNNDALVEASMKAVKAANVTDALSGNQKTPVFEIVTETKNTVKPMSKRRQALEAKKALEAKKLNQNSSSSSKSRTILPKPQESNPSPVQRSINKTPSSQSAPSEPSSLKSKLTFELSKLHGANVNSAATQVNDTQPDTEPPAPVDSPQLKSKLTSLLSSRVIQANFKHLSSSNGQPVGLPRPLTQNTKATTSTTDSSGIVSSSSISQQHNTAQSNSQHVNQSSTEVPIDLINQTPTLHLKNGISSFGSKENDVVILTSSLKTSARETIANLMRSMPHQCKCEKKARRPAMADRLIVCTEKGNMKIKYLPNIRILQIRGQEIAGVVVREVIYISVREIEEKLLTPSGKLLFQIFLKAHKSENTQKYLDWELDYFLSGGKLTAREVTLSTNGMMVPVTILKLFNKMFEKGDTQESVDKGTLWACNANDCFYVKKSGMMWCISCQGHIPEESTLDVYTDLELTNNPEPRQKNKTSAGQSTTGQCTVTIQSSSSTQPGKDKRTTSNISNLERESGSNVASDHEELDTILIGFVKIKKSAFTAYKVDDRIYLSIYQLLLNNVVSLNTIVSDLGRLNAAPELPPEVVEKHFETNNSFFSKTEWIEINVLRCVCCMAESNVERLNKNLISFIIAGKVGETFERKHMYSVPKVDKAASNSMDKENEGTALCAQTSISSEKDQLENQQQENQTRTPIGTWTLRNTDVLSGTSAALAPQGKVVRKDTRKHSADRTKNGHKPDDTGTCPGKESTSESQSQGDRCAPNSNFDTYDTRGISAKGCHGNK, translated from the exons ATGGATGGAGAAATACCTACCCTTGCATGCACTGGTGTTCGTAAAAGTGACGGAACCATTATTTTGACAAATGTTCCAACGGTAGATGTTCATAAATCAAAACAGGCTACGGTTCAAGTTGTGAATGTCAACCCAAACACTTCAACATTTTCAACGATACCAGTTGATGTCAGCCAAAATACTTCGAATGTACCAGTCATTAATGTCAAGTCAAATACTTCATTTTCGTCGGTACCAGTTGTCAAACAGAATACTTCATCAGTACCAGGAAAAAATCAAGTGTCTTTACTCAGAAAAATGCCTTCAGACAAAATGGTAGTAAAGATACATGACACATCCAAAACCATCTCCATTCCACCTAAATCCCGTATGATCGTGCTCAATACTCCAGTCCAGCTGAATAATGATGCCCTGGTAGAAGCTAGTATGAAAGCTGTGAAAGCTGCGAATGTGACTGACGCCCTGTCTGGAAATCAG AAAACTCCGGTGTTTGAAATTGTTACGGAAACAAAGAACACAGTCAAACCGATGTCAAAAAGAAGACAAGCTTTGGAAGCTAAAAAAGCTTTGGAAGCTAAAAAACTAAATCAGAATTCCTCATCATCTTCTAAATCACGAACAATTTTACCCAAGCCACAGGAGAGTAATCCGTCACCAGTGCAACGTTCCATTAACAAGACTCCATCTTCCCAGTCAGCACCATCGGAGCCATCTAGCCTTAAATCAAAACTCACCTTTGAATTATCAAAGTTGCATGGTGCCAACGTCAACTCAGCTGCAACGCAAGTCAATGACACACAGCCTGACACAGAACCACCAGCACCAGTCGATTCACCACAACTCAAATCAAAGCTTACATCTCTATTATCTTCAAGGGTAATTCAGGCCAACTTCAAACATTTGTCATCCTCCAATGGTCAGCCTGTTGGTTTACCACGACCTTTGACACAAAACACCAAGGCAACTACGTCCACAACAGATTCGTCAGGAATTGTATCGTCATCTTCAATATCACAACAACACAATACAGCACAATCTAACTCCCAACATGTTAACCAAAGCTCAACGGAGGTGCCCATTGATCTGATAAATCAAACTCCAACATTACATTTAAAGAACGGGATAAGTTCTTTCGGCAGTAAAGAAAATGATGTGGTTATTCTGACTAGTAGTTTAAAAACATCTGCCAGAGAGACAATTGCAAACTTGATGAGAAGTATGCCGCATCAGTGTAAATGTGAAAAAAAGGCACGAAGACCTGCCATGGCTGACCGACTCATTGTATGTACAGAAAAAggtaatatgaaaattaaatatttaccaaACATCAGAATCCTTCAGATTCGTGGTCAAGAGATAGCAGGCGTGGTAGTGAGAGAGGTCATTTATATAAGTGTTCGTGAAATTGAAGAAAAACTTCTGACTCCCTCCGGGAAGCTCCTCTTCCAGATATTCTTGAAAGCACACAAGTCAGAAAACACCCAGAAGTACTTAGATTGGGAATTGGATTATTTCCTTTCAGGAGGAAAATTAACAGCTAGGGAGGTTACGCTGTCTACAAATGGCATGATGGTGCCAGTCACCATCTTGAAACTGTTTAATAAGATGTTTGAGAAAGGTGACACTCAGGAAAGCGTAGATAAGGGTACTCTCTGGGCATGCAACGCTAACGACTGCTTCTATGTCAAGAAGAGTGGTATGATGTGGTGCATATCGTGCCAAGGTCATATACCTGAAGAAAGTACCTTGGATGTTTACACAGACTTGGAATTGACTAACAACCCAGAGCCTCGTCAGAAAAATAAGACTTCAGCAGGCCAGAGCACCACTGGCCAGTGTACAGTTACCATTCAAAGCAGCAGCTCAACACAACCCGGAAAAGATAAAAGGACCACTTCCAATATTTCCAATCTGGAGCGAGAATCTGGTTCTAATGTTGCATCTGATCATGAAGAATTAGACACCATACTGATTggttttgttaaaataaaaaaatcagcaTTCACAGCTTACAAAGTTGATGACCGCATTTATCTAAGCATTTATCAATTGCTGCTGAACAACGTTGTTTCGCTGAACACCATCGTGAGCGATCTGGGACGTCTTAATGCTGCTCCAGAGCTACCCCCTGAAGTTGTTGAGAAACACTTTGAGACAAACAATAGTTTCTTTTCAAAGACAGAGTGGATTGAAATTAACGTACTCCGATGTGTATGCTGCATGGCAGAAAGTAATGTTGAACGTCTGAACAAGAACTTGATCAGTTTCATCATTGCCGGCAAAGTAGGGGAAACATTTGAGCGCAAACATATGTATTCAGTTCCTAAAGTTGATAAAGCTGCTTCAAATTCTATGGACAAAGAAAATGAAGGCACTGCACTGTGTGCCCAGACAAGCATATCTTCTGAAAAAGACCAGTTGGAGAATCAACAGCAAGAAAACCAAACCAGAACTCCCATAGGAACGTGGACATTACGAAACACGGACGTTCTATCAGGAACATCTGCTGCATTAGCACCGCAGGGTAAAGTGGTCAGAAAAGATACAAGAAAGCATAGTGCAGATCGAACTAAGAATGGCCACAAACCTGACGATACAGGGACGTGTCCTGGTAAGGAATCTACTTCTGAAAGCCAAAGCCAAGGCGACAGGTGTGCCCCTAACAGTAACTTTGATACCTATGACACAAGGGGAATCTCTGCCAAAGGATGTCACGGTAACAAATGA
- the LOC138331013 gene encoding uncharacterized protein isoform X3, with the protein MSKRRQALEAKKALEAKKLNQNSSSSSKSRTILPKPQESNPSPVQRSINKTPSSQSAPSEPSSLKSKLTFELSKLHGANVNSAATQVNDTQPDTEPPAPVDSPQLKSKLTSLLSSRVIQANFKHLSSSNGQPVGLPRPLTQNTKATTSTTDSSGIVSSSSISQQHNTAQSNSQHVNQSSTEVPIDLINQTPTLHLKNGISSFGSKENDVVILTSSLKTSARETIANLMRSMPHQCKCEKKARRPAMADRLIVCTEKGNMKIKYLPNIRILQIRGQEIAGVVVREVIYISVREIEEKLLTPSGKLLFQIFLKAHKSENTQKYLDWELDYFLSGGKLTAREVTLSTNGMMVPVTILKLFNKMFEKGDTQESVDKGTLWACNANDCFYVKKSGMMWCISCQGHIPEESTLDVYTDLELTNNPEPRQKNKTSAGQSTTGQCTVTIQSSSSTQPGKDKRTTSNISNLERESGSNVASDHEELDTILIGFVKIKKSAFTAYKVDDRIYLSIYQLLLNNVVSLNTIVSDLGRLNAAPELPPEVVEKHFETNNSFFSKTEWIEINVLRCVCCMAESNVERLNKNLISFIIAGKVGETFERKHMYSVPKVDKAASNSMDKENEGTALCAQTSISSEKDQLENQQQENQTRTPIGTWTLRNTDVLSGTSAALAPQGKVVRKDTRKHSADRTKNGHKPDDTGTCPGKESTSESQSQGDRCAPNSNFDTYDTRGISAKGCHGNK; encoded by the coding sequence ATGTCAAAAAGAAGACAAGCTTTGGAAGCTAAAAAAGCTTTGGAAGCTAAAAAACTAAATCAGAATTCCTCATCATCTTCTAAATCACGAACAATTTTACCCAAGCCACAGGAGAGTAATCCGTCACCAGTGCAACGTTCCATTAACAAGACTCCATCTTCCCAGTCAGCACCATCGGAGCCATCTAGCCTTAAATCAAAACTCACCTTTGAATTATCAAAGTTGCATGGTGCCAACGTCAACTCAGCTGCAACGCAAGTCAATGACACACAGCCTGACACAGAACCACCAGCACCAGTCGATTCACCACAACTCAAATCAAAGCTTACATCTCTATTATCTTCAAGGGTAATTCAGGCCAACTTCAAACATTTGTCATCCTCCAATGGTCAGCCTGTTGGTTTACCACGACCTTTGACACAAAACACCAAGGCAACTACGTCCACAACAGATTCGTCAGGAATTGTATCGTCATCTTCAATATCACAACAACACAATACAGCACAATCTAACTCCCAACATGTTAACCAAAGCTCAACGGAGGTGCCCATTGATCTGATAAATCAAACTCCAACATTACATTTAAAGAACGGGATAAGTTCTTTCGGCAGTAAAGAAAATGATGTGGTTATTCTGACTAGTAGTTTAAAAACATCTGCCAGAGAGACAATTGCAAACTTGATGAGAAGTATGCCGCATCAGTGTAAATGTGAAAAAAAGGCACGAAGACCTGCCATGGCTGACCGACTCATTGTATGTACAGAAAAAggtaatatgaaaattaaatatttaccaaACATCAGAATCCTTCAGATTCGTGGTCAAGAGATAGCAGGCGTGGTAGTGAGAGAGGTCATTTATATAAGTGTTCGTGAAATTGAAGAAAAACTTCTGACTCCCTCCGGGAAGCTCCTCTTCCAGATATTCTTGAAAGCACACAAGTCAGAAAACACCCAGAAGTACTTAGATTGGGAATTGGATTATTTCCTTTCAGGAGGAAAATTAACAGCTAGGGAGGTTACGCTGTCTACAAATGGCATGATGGTGCCAGTCACCATCTTGAAACTGTTTAATAAGATGTTTGAGAAAGGTGACACTCAGGAAAGCGTAGATAAGGGTACTCTCTGGGCATGCAACGCTAACGACTGCTTCTATGTCAAGAAGAGTGGTATGATGTGGTGCATATCGTGCCAAGGTCATATACCTGAAGAAAGTACCTTGGATGTTTACACAGACTTGGAATTGACTAACAACCCAGAGCCTCGTCAGAAAAATAAGACTTCAGCAGGCCAGAGCACCACTGGCCAGTGTACAGTTACCATTCAAAGCAGCAGCTCAACACAACCCGGAAAAGATAAAAGGACCACTTCCAATATTTCCAATCTGGAGCGAGAATCTGGTTCTAATGTTGCATCTGATCATGAAGAATTAGACACCATACTGATTggttttgttaaaataaaaaaatcagcaTTCACAGCTTACAAAGTTGATGACCGCATTTATCTAAGCATTTATCAATTGCTGCTGAACAACGTTGTTTCGCTGAACACCATCGTGAGCGATCTGGGACGTCTTAATGCTGCTCCAGAGCTACCCCCTGAAGTTGTTGAGAAACACTTTGAGACAAACAATAGTTTCTTTTCAAAGACAGAGTGGATTGAAATTAACGTACTCCGATGTGTATGCTGCATGGCAGAAAGTAATGTTGAACGTCTGAACAAGAACTTGATCAGTTTCATCATTGCCGGCAAAGTAGGGGAAACATTTGAGCGCAAACATATGTATTCAGTTCCTAAAGTTGATAAAGCTGCTTCAAATTCTATGGACAAAGAAAATGAAGGCACTGCACTGTGTGCCCAGACAAGCATATCTTCTGAAAAAGACCAGTTGGAGAATCAACAGCAAGAAAACCAAACCAGAACTCCCATAGGAACGTGGACATTACGAAACACGGACGTTCTATCAGGAACATCTGCTGCATTAGCACCGCAGGGTAAAGTGGTCAGAAAAGATACAAGAAAGCATAGTGCAGATCGAACTAAGAATGGCCACAAACCTGACGATACAGGGACGTGTCCTGGTAAGGAATCTACTTCTGAAAGCCAAAGCCAAGGCGACAGGTGTGCCCCTAACAGTAACTTTGATACCTATGACACAAGGGGAATCTCTGCCAAAGGATGTCACGGTAACAAATGA